One genomic window of Haloferax mediterranei ATCC 33500 includes the following:
- a CDS encoding ATP-grasp domain-containing protein: MLRLAVTTSSETFERMRDPLAERGIEVGHLRAKRFALDLSTPPTESFDVGFVYPTREMEGGVVTARHDIPWVNTREDILTSRNKAGVIAALKQSDIPVPKSVYVSNPADESELVETIEAAGLDFPVVLKPNSTTRGAGIAKAHDPDSLSGLVDHLNLVHDYRATGDKSYLVQEWLPNASDYRVMVLDGQVVGAVERRLSDSARADGRWKHNVHRGAEAVGVDLPKRHRALAEVVAAELDIRYLGVDLLESDGRVVVSETNARPTIDDGAKYDDGFFDRLAALIERVAKKS, from the coding sequence ATGCTCCGCTTGGCGGTGACAACCAGCAGCGAGACGTTCGAGCGAATGCGCGACCCGCTCGCCGAGCGCGGTATCGAAGTCGGCCATCTCCGGGCCAAGCGGTTCGCACTCGACCTCTCGACGCCACCAACCGAGTCGTTCGACGTGGGGTTTGTCTATCCCACGCGGGAGATGGAAGGTGGTGTCGTCACCGCCAGGCACGACATTCCGTGGGTGAACACGCGCGAGGATATTCTCACGTCGCGGAACAAAGCGGGTGTTATCGCGGCACTCAAGCAATCGGATATCCCGGTCCCGAAGAGCGTCTACGTCTCGAATCCAGCGGATGAATCGGAACTCGTCGAAACCATCGAAGCGGCGGGGCTCGACTTTCCCGTCGTCCTCAAGCCGAACTCGACGACACGGGGGGCGGGTATCGCAAAGGCGCACGACCCCGACTCGCTGTCCGGGCTTGTCGACCACCTGAACCTCGTCCACGACTACCGAGCGACCGGCGACAAATCCTACCTCGTTCAGGAGTGGCTTCCGAACGCCAGCGACTACCGAGTGATGGTCCTCGACGGGCAAGTCGTCGGCGCAGTCGAGCGCCGTCTCTCCGACAGTGCACGTGCTGACGGGCGGTGGAAACACAACGTCCACCGCGGTGCGGAGGCAGTCGGCGTGGACCTCCCGAAGCGACACCGGGCCCTCGCCGAGGTGGTCGCAGCGGAGTTGGACATCCGCTATCTCGGCGTCGACTTGCTCGAATCTGACGGGCGGGTCGTCGTCTCGGAGACGAACGCCCGGCCGACTATCGACGACGGCGCGAAGTACGACGACGGCTTTTTCGACCGACTGGCGGCGCTCATCGAGCGGGTCGCAAAGAAGTCGTAG
- a CDS encoding 50S ribosomal protein L16: MSDKPASMYREIKNPAYTRREYITGIPGSKIAQHNMGDLQADPEDYPVEISLEVEEDVQIRHGSLESARLSANRLMLKNAGEKQYKMILRKFPHHVIRENKQATGAGADRVSDGMRQSFGKVVGTAARIPKGETVFTIYCDVEDAEIAKDAFRRAYNKMSPPCRIVVERGEELLVA, translated from the coding sequence ATGTCAGACAAACCCGCCTCTATGTACCGGGAGATCAAGAACCCGGCATACACCCGACGTGAGTACATCACGGGTATCCCTGGTTCGAAGATTGCACAGCACAACATGGGCGACCTGCAGGCGGACCCCGAGGACTACCCTGTCGAGATCAGTCTGGAGGTCGAAGAGGATGTTCAGATTCGCCACGGTTCGCTCGAATCTGCACGTCTCTCGGCCAACCGTCTGATGCTCAAGAACGCGGGCGAAAAGCAGTACAAGATGATCCTGCGCAAGTTCCCGCACCACGTCATCCGCGAGAACAAGCAGGCAACCGGTGCCGGTGCAGACCGTGTTTCTGACGGAATGCGCCAGTCGTTCGGGAAGGTCGTTGGGACCGCTGCTCGCATCCCCAAGGGTGAGACGGTCTTCACCATCTACTGCGACGTCGAAGACGCCGAAATCGCGAAGGACGCCTTCCGCCGTGCGTACAACAAGATGTCGCCGCCGTGCCGCATTGTCGTCGAACGCGGCGAAGAACTGCTCGTTGCGTAA
- the nucS gene encoding endonuclease NucS, which translates to MTVNTLHRPTHRDALVHLESAFERGDMVTVFGRCTVDYDGRATSELGPGDRLVVLKPDGSILVHTDEKRTPVNWQPPGCTHSAGVRDGRLRVRSTRSSPDERLDVFFERVEQCSAYAVNDRSDLELVGSEEDLRQHILSDPSILEAGFEPLETERQSDAGALDIFGEDAEGVPVVVELKRRRVGPSAASQLRRYVDAVRREFGDNEPVRGVLVAPSVTDRATDLLDREGLEFVALDPETGEPPVEDEERGNEQETKGERADDE; encoded by the coding sequence ATGACGGTGAACACACTCCATCGACCGACGCACCGCGACGCGCTCGTTCACCTCGAATCGGCATTCGAACGCGGCGATATGGTCACCGTGTTCGGCCGGTGTACAGTGGACTACGACGGCCGCGCGACGAGCGAGCTCGGCCCCGGCGACCGACTGGTCGTTCTGAAGCCGGACGGGTCCATCCTCGTCCACACGGACGAAAAGCGGACGCCAGTGAACTGGCAGCCACCGGGGTGTACGCACTCTGCAGGCGTGCGCGACGGCCGACTCCGCGTTCGGAGCACGCGGTCGAGTCCGGATGAACGGCTCGACGTGTTCTTCGAGCGCGTCGAACAGTGTTCGGCGTACGCCGTAAACGACCGAAGCGACCTCGAACTCGTCGGAAGCGAAGAGGACCTGCGACAGCATATCCTCTCGGACCCGTCGATTCTCGAAGCTGGCTTCGAACCCCTCGAAACTGAGCGACAGAGCGACGCCGGTGCGCTCGACATCTTCGGTGAAGATGCCGAAGGAGTCCCCGTCGTCGTGGAGTTGAAACGCCGTAGGGTCGGCCCCTCGGCAGCGAGTCAACTCCGCCGGTACGTGGACGCCGTCCGGCGGGAGTTCGGCGATAACGAACCAGTTCGTGGTGTTCTCGTCGCTCCCTCCGTCACCGACCGGGCCACCGACCTCCTCGACCGCGAAGGGTTGGAGTTCGTCGCACTCGATCCTGAGACGGGTGAACCCCCCGTCGAGGACGAGGAAAGAGGCAACGAACAGGAAACGAAAGGCGAGCGAGCAGACGACGAGTAA
- a CDS encoding winged helix-turn-helix domain-containing protein, with translation MNTTSTLIARGGSASDSHRQDRTDSSAVLSVLSDDDSRRILAACDEAPRTAQECADVCDVPLSTVYRKLDQLTEASLLDERRRIQLASHHPREFETNFDTLSFSFADAGVAVDFRNVATDGGKDAEERRA, from the coding sequence ATGAACACGACGTCGACACTCATTGCCCGCGGGGGATCAGCTTCCGACTCGCACAGACAGGACCGCACCGACTCGTCTGCTGTTCTCTCCGTCCTCAGCGACGACGACAGCCGTCGTATTCTCGCCGCCTGTGACGAAGCCCCTCGAACTGCACAGGAGTGCGCGGACGTGTGTGATGTTCCGCTGTCGACCGTCTACCGGAAGCTCGACCAACTCACCGAGGCGTCGCTCCTCGATGAACGTCGGCGGATTCAACTGGCGAGCCACCACCCACGGGAGTTCGAGACCAATTTCGACACGCTCTCGTTTTCGTTTGCTGACGCGGGCGTTGCGGTTGATTTCCGAAATGTTGCAACTGACGGCGGTAAAGACGCCGAGGAGCGGCGGGCGTGA